In Mycolicibacterium aubagnense, the DNA window GCCGCTCGCCGGGCGACTCCGGGCGTCCGGCGATACCGCTGGCACCCGGGTTGCGCTGCGGCAGGTTGACGCCGCTGAGGTCAACGGCCCCGGCGGGGACGCCGAAGCCGTTGCGCTGCTGATGAGCCACAAATGGCGGTTCCGCCGGCGACGGGGGCGGCACGACGGGCTGTTCGACGGCGCCGAACGTCGCGAATCCCCCGGTGTCGGGGCCGACGCCCGGCAGGTCGGTCACCCCGGTTTCGGCAGTCGACGAGCCGTCCCAGTAGGTACCGAAGTCCGGGATCGCGGGCAGCCCCGCCTGCAGTTCGACCGGGATATAGATGCCGGCGGTCGTACCCGAATCCGGGTCGCCCTCGACGGTGTCGCGCAGCCGGACGACCAGTCCGTGCTGCGTCGCCAGCCGGCCGACCACGAACAGGCCCATGTGCCGCGCGGTGTACGTGTTGACCTCGCCGCCCGAGCGCAGTCGGCTGTTGGCCATGCGCAGATCGGCGTCGGTCATGCCGAGGCCGCCGTCGCTGACCTCGATCACCAATGCGCCGTTGGGCGCATGCACCGCGGAGACCTGCACCTGCGAGCTGGGTGGCGAATACCGCAACGCGTTGTCCAGCAACTCGGCCATCATGTGCACCAGATCGCCGGCGACCGAACCGTGGATCTCGGTGTCAGGGGCCTCGAGAATGGCCACCCGGGTGTAGTCCTCGACCTCGGACGCCGCGGCATTGATCACCGCGGTCACGGGCACCGGCTCGCCCTGCTCGTGCGGCACGTTCGTCCCGGCCAGCACCAGGAGATTGGCGCCGTTGCGCCGCATCCGGGCAGCCAGGTGGTCCAGCCGGAACAGCTTGGCCAGGCGCTGCGGATCCTGTTCGTCGCGCTCCAGCTGGTCGATGACCGTCAGCTGCTGGTCGATCAGCGACCGACTGCGCCGGGACAGCGTCTCGAACATGTCGCTGACCTGCAGCTGCAGCCTCGCCTGCTCACCCGCCAGCAGCACGGCCTGTTCGTGCAGTTCGTCGACCGCGTGCGCGACCTGACCGATCTCTTCGGTGCTGTGCACCGGCAGCGGCCGCACCGACACCTCGGCGCCGGACCGAACCTCGTCGAGCTCGCGGACCAGATCCTCGTGAGCGACCTTGAGGGCGCTGGTGCGCAGCCGGCGCAGCGGCCGGATCAGGGTCCGGGCCATGTACAACACGATGAGCAGGGCCAGCGCCATCACCGCGCCGACGATCACAGAGTCGCGGATGGCTTCGGTGCGTTTCGCGGTGGCTTGATCGTTGACTGCCGAGACGACGGACGCGGAAACGCTGTCCAGCAGCTTTCCGGCGATGCCGCTGGTGGTCTCGATCGACTGGCTCAGATCGGGATTGTTGACCAACTGCACGTTCGGGTCGGACATCATGGACATCCGCTTGACCATTTCCTGGGCCAGTTTCTGCGCCTCGGGCGAACCGACGCCCAGCACTTCGCTCATGCCGAACAACGTGGACGGCTCGGTGCCGGCCAGGGTGGTCATCGAGCTGCGCAGTTCGTTGTCCGGCAGTTCGCCGCCGAGGCTGACCAGCAGCTGTTGCATCATCATCTGGCCGCGGGCGCCGACGGCGCGGCTCAGCCCCTGCGTCTGGGCGCGGATCTTCTCGTCGTCGATGCGCACCGAACCGGTGATGGTGTCTTCGGCGGTCAGCAAGATCGGCGCGTACAAGGTGACGCGCTCGCGCAGCCCGATGCTGTTGGAGGCCACCTTGTTGAGCAGCCCCTGACCACCATCGAGCAGGGTCTTGATGCCGGTACTGACGTCGGACGCGACGTCGGTGTCTGTCAGCCGGTGCTGCAGACGTCGCTTGCTCTCGTCATAGGCGCTCAGCGCCTGTTGCGCGTCACCACCGGTGGAACTCGCGAGCATCGCGGCGTCGAAGGTCGCCATGTAGTTCTCGATGGCCGGCACCATTTCGGCGCGGTCGGCCGCCCGGCGCAAATCTGCCGCGTCGGTCCAGCCCGAATAGATCCGCATTCCGCCGAACGTTCCGGCCAGCACCAATGGCACAAAGGCGATGGCGAAAACCTTCCAGGCGACCGGCCAATTCGACGGCGCGAAGCGGGACGGGCGTTTCGCGGGCGCGCGGGTGACCTGATCCGCTGCCGAAACCTGTTGCGCAGCAGTCATCGCGGCTCGGCTTCCCCGCCGGCCATGGGACCGCAAACAGTTAAAGGCGCATGGTTCATATTGGTGTTCCCCGCCGGATTTTTCAGCCCACTCGGGCGCGGGAAATCCGCCTGGCAATCTGTCGCAGTATGACAGCGATGAGCAGCCGTTTCCATGCTTCACATCCAACGAACAGTGTTCGTGACCGATGTGTTGCACAGTTGTGTGGTAAGCGCGCTACCCGATCCGCCGCTGAGCGAATGCGCCTGAGCAGAGCCCAGTTGAGTACGGGGATCGCAATCTCGACAACGATCAGCAGCACATAACAGGCATGGGGCACCGAAGACTCTCAACCACCACTTCGTCACCACGCCCCACCGCCACTATTGGACTTAATCTAATAGAAGGCTATCGACCCTGCACGGCCGCGGTCAACAGGTGAATTACAGTGCCTAGATGGCACGGAGTCGGTTGACCCCCGACCAACGCCGAGATCAGATCCTCGATCTCGGAATGGCGGCGTTCTCGGTCACCCCTTTCGAACAGGTATCGATGGAGGACATCGCGGCCCAGGCCGAGATCTCACGGGCCCTGATCTACCACTACTTCCCCAGCAAGAAGGAACTGTTCGCCGCACTCTGGACCAGGGCCCACGAACAACTTTCCGCGGGTTCGCATTTCACCCCGACCGGCACGGTGCGAGACCAGGTCCGTGCCGCGCTCGTCACCTACTACTCGTTCTACGAACGCAACTTGACCTTGGTCATGATTGCCAACCGCAGCGCCATCGCGGCCGACCCGGTAGTGCGCGACCCGATCACCATGGAACTCAACGGCCTGCGCGACCGCATCGTGGACTCGCTGGACCTGACCGAGAATGGCCGCGACGTGATTGCTGTCGCGCTGTCCGGCTGGCTCGCGCTGGTCCGTGAGATCGCACTGGAATGGCTTGGACTACAACAAATCTCTCGCGATGCCGCGGTCGACCTGTGCATGTCCGCACTCGACGGCCTGGTGGGCCCGCACGCCGATCTGAACCGGCTGCCCCGTGGGGTCACCGATTCGGCAACTGCGCGCTGACTATTTGTGACCGTTTCCGGTGTGCGACGTTCACTGTTCGGCGGCACGAGACGCGCACGGAATTTGCCGCACCGAACGATGCTGGTTGACTCTCCCCCGATGAACCCGACGGCCGGCGTCGGGCCGGCATGTACAGGCAGGGAGGCCGCAGGTGGCACTGAAAGTGCTGTTCTACTCACCGCGGATCGCGCCGAACACCGGCAACGCCATCCGGATGGTCGCCGCCACCGGCGCCGAGCTGCATCTGGTCGAGCCGCTCGGCTTCGACCTGTCCGAGCCGAAACTCCGTCGAGCCGGGTTGGACTACCACGATCTGGCGTCGGTGACGGTCCACCGCGACCTGCCGACCGCATGGCAGGCACTCATGCCGGCGCGGGTGTTCGCCTTTACCGCGCACGCGAATTCGTCGTTCGCCGACGTGACCTATCAAGCTGACGACGTCCTGATGTTCGGACCCGAGCCCACCGGCCTCGATGCCGAGACGCTCGCCGACCCACACATCACCCGGCAGGTCCGGATTCCGATGATCCCGGGTCGCCGGTCCCTGAATCTGTCGAATGCCGCCGCCGTCGCCGTGTACGAAGCGTGGCGTCAGCTCGGCTTCGCCGAGGGCATCTAGGGCGACGGAACTACGGTTTCTGGCGCGAAATCATCGACATCACGCGAGAAACCGCAGTTCGGCGGTGGAACTCACCAGGTGTCCCAATGCGCGAGCTGCTCGGCCGGCAGCCGCTGGGCCTTCTTGAAATCGGTGCCCTTGGTGTAGGCGATCGGAAACAGTCCGCCCTGCGTGTAGCGCTCGAACGGGATTCCCAGCAGCTCGGCGGCCTGCCGCTCTCCGTCACCGAGCAGGTGCAGTGTCGTCCACGCCGAGCCCAGACCGCGCGAGCGCAGAGCGAGCATGAAGCTCCAGGCGGCCGGCAGCAGCGAGCCCCAGTACGACGCCTGCATGCCGGCTTCAGCGCCGTCGGGCCGCCCCTCGAGACACGGGATCATCAGCACGGGGGCCTTCTCGAAGTTCTCGTTGAGATACTCCGCCGAGCTCTTCACCGCGCCGGCCCGGTCGTCGCGCATGTCGCCGCGCTGCGGTGCGTCCATCGCCAGGTACGGCGTGCCATTGGTGCGGTAGATGTCGGCCAATGCCTTCTTCTTGGCCGCGTCCTCGACGAAGACGAACTGCCAGCCCTGGTTGTTGGAGCCGGTCGGCGCCTGCAGCGCCAGATCGAGGCACTCCATGATCACCTCACGCGGCACGGGCTTCTCGAAGTCGAGTCGTTTGCGCACCGAGCGGGTGGAGGTCAGCACTTCGTCAGCGGTGAGGTTCAGCGTCATAGCCGCACATTACCGCCACCAGAAATTCAGCGATTCACACCGTGGCCGATCAGCGGCAATCATACAATCAGCTTATCGGACAATGGTTTTCAGTTACCGGGAGCGACCGCTCGGCACACCATGTCGACCAGCGTCCGGCGATACTGCTCATCCACAGGCTCGTGGGTGAGCAGCAACCGCATGTTGATGGGCGCCATCAGCATCTGCAGGACTATCCGCGAATCCAGGTCCGCCCGCATTTCGTTACGGGCGACGGCCCGAGCGAAAACGTCGTGCGTCGCCGACGCCCGGTGTTGCCATACCTTCTGGCGAACGTCGATGCGCATCCCCGAGCGATTCGGAATCACCAACGCGCCCTGAATCCGGCGCCCCGATTCCGAATTGAGGTATGCGGCCATGGCCATCACCAGAATCGTCAGATCGCCGGCGAGCGACCCGGTATCTGGTGGGCCCACCGTACGTCCTGGCCAATCGAGCAGTACGTCAAGCAGCAACTGTTCATCGTCGGGCCAATGTGCCGCAATGGCCGTTCGGTCGATGCCGCTTCGTGCCAACAGATTTTCCACGCTGAAACGCTCGATGCCCCACTGGGTCACCTCATCCAATGCAGCGGCAAGAATCTGCTCACGCGTCACAGCTGAGACGGTCCCC includes these proteins:
- a CDS encoding sensor histidine kinase, whose product is MTAAQQVSAADQVTRAPAKRPSRFAPSNWPVAWKVFAIAFVPLVLAGTFGGMRIYSGWTDAADLRRAADRAEMVPAIENYMATFDAAMLASSTGGDAQQALSAYDESKRRLQHRLTDTDVASDVSTGIKTLLDGGQGLLNKVASNSIGLRERVTLYAPILLTAEDTITGSVRIDDEKIRAQTQGLSRAVGARGQMMMQQLLVSLGGELPDNELRSSMTTLAGTEPSTLFGMSEVLGVGSPEAQKLAQEMVKRMSMMSDPNVQLVNNPDLSQSIETTSGIAGKLLDSVSASVVSAVNDQATAKRTEAIRDSVIVGAVMALALLIVLYMARTLIRPLRRLRTSALKVAHEDLVRELDEVRSGAEVSVRPLPVHSTEEIGQVAHAVDELHEQAVLLAGEQARLQLQVSDMFETLSRRSRSLIDQQLTVIDQLERDEQDPQRLAKLFRLDHLAARMRRNGANLLVLAGTNVPHEQGEPVPVTAVINAAASEVEDYTRVAILEAPDTEIHGSVAGDLVHMMAELLDNALRYSPPSSQVQVSAVHAPNGALVIEVSDGGLGMTDADLRMANSRLRSGGEVNTYTARHMGLFVVGRLATQHGLVVRLRDTVEGDPDSGTTAGIYIPVELQAGLPAIPDFGTYWDGSSTAETGVTDLPGVGPDTGGFATFGAVEQPVVPPPSPAEPPFVAHQQRNGFGVPAGAVDLSGVNLPQRNPGASGIAGRPESPGERPAQAPTDTSSFFAARAQTPQPPPAPEPVRPAPAPAPPVRPAPTPQPSTAGSEDAIYQKMLSEWLIDDPTQLANSTDLDWQTVWDQGWSAAAAAQDAPVVEHTEAGLPVRQPGARLIPGAPEEDVHGEPAAEGLPVRDPAAVRASISGHFGGVHAGRSQSRDTGGR
- a CDS encoding TetR/AcrR family transcriptional regulator, with translation MARSRLTPDQRRDQILDLGMAAFSVTPFEQVSMEDIAAQAEISRALIYHYFPSKKELFAALWTRAHEQLSAGSHFTPTGTVRDQVRAALVTYYSFYERNLTLVMIANRSAIAADPVVRDPITMELNGLRDRIVDSLDLTENGRDVIAVALSGWLALVREIALEWLGLQQISRDAAVDLCMSALDGLVGPHADLNRLPRGVTDSATAR
- a CDS encoding tRNA (cytidine(34)-2'-O)-methyltransferase, whose amino-acid sequence is MALKVLFYSPRIAPNTGNAIRMVAATGAELHLVEPLGFDLSEPKLRRAGLDYHDLASVTVHRDLPTAWQALMPARVFAFTAHANSSFADVTYQADDVLMFGPEPTGLDAETLADPHITRQVRIPMIPGRRSLNLSNAAAVAVYEAWRQLGFAEGI
- a CDS encoding nitroreductase family protein, whose protein sequence is MTLNLTADEVLTSTRSVRKRLDFEKPVPREVIMECLDLALQAPTGSNNQGWQFVFVEDAAKKKALADIYRTNGTPYLAMDAPQRGDMRDDRAGAVKSSAEYLNENFEKAPVLMIPCLEGRPDGAEAGMQASYWGSLLPAAWSFMLALRSRGLGSAWTTLHLLGDGERQAAELLGIPFERYTQGGLFPIAYTKGTDFKKAQRLPAEQLAHWDTW
- a CDS encoding TetR/AcrR family transcriptional regulator — translated: MDDSGTVSAVTREQILAAALDEVTQWGIERFSVENLLARSGIDRTAIAAHWPDDEQLLLDVLLDWPGRTVGPPDTGSLAGDLTILVMAMAAYLNSESGRRIQGALVIPNRSGMRIDVRQKVWQHRASATHDVFARAVARNEMRADLDSRIVLQMLMAPINMRLLLTHEPVDEQYRRTLVDMVCRAVAPGN